From a region of the Corvus moneduloides isolate bCorMon1 chromosome 27, bCorMon1.pri, whole genome shotgun sequence genome:
- the ASH2L gene encoding set1/Ash2 histone methyltransferase complex subunit ASH2 isoform X1: MVDVSAALETESANGKEPLDAAGDGAEAMDVQGGSGDEDNVRQLGEIELQCGICTKWFTADTFGIDTTSCLPFMTNYSFHCNVCHHSGNTYFLRKQANLKEMCLSALANLTWQSRTQDEHPKTMFSKDKDIIPFIDKYWECMTTRQRPGKMTWPNNIVKTMCKERDVFLVKEHPDPGSKDPEEDYPKFGLLDQDLANIGPAYDNQKQNNAVSTSGSLNGGASLGGGMAAGGSGKGRGAKRKQQDGGTTGTAKKTRSDPLFSAQRLPPHGYPLEHPFNKDGYRYILAEPDPHAPDPEKLELDCWAGKPIPGDLYRACLYERVLLALHDRAPQLKISDDRLTVIGEKGYSMVRASHGVRKGAWYFEISMDEMPPDTAARLGWSQPLGNLQAPLGYDKFSYSWRSKKGTKFHQSIGKHYSSGYGQGDVLGFYISLPEDTETAKSLPDTYKDKALIKFKSYLYFEEKDFVDKAEKSLKQAPGSQIIFFKNGVSQGVAFKDIFEGVYFPAISLYKGCTVSINFGPYFKYPPRDITYHPMSDMGWGAVVEHTLADVLYHVETEVDGRRSPPWEP; the protein is encoded by the exons ATGGTCGATGTCAGCGCGGCCCTGGAGACCGAGTCGGCCAACGGGAAGGAGCCCCTG GATGCTGCCGGGGACGGCGCTGAAGCCATGGATGTCCAGGGGGGCTCGGGGGACGAGGATAACGTGCGGCAGCTTGGCGAGATCGAGCTGCAGTGTGGGATCTGCACCAAGTGGTTCACAGCTGACACCTTCGGCATCGACACCAC GTCTTGTCTGCCCTTCATGACCAACTACAGCTTCCACTGCAACGTGTGCCACCACAGTGGGAACACCTACTTCCTGAGGAAACAAGCGA atCTCAAGGAAATGTGCCTTAGTGCTCTGGCCAACCTCACGTGGCAGTCGAGGACGCAAGATGAGCACCCCAAAACGATGTTCTCCAAGGATAAG GATATTATCCCTTTTATTGATAAATACTGGGAGTGTATGACAACACGGCAGAGGCCTGGAAAAATGACTTGGCCCAATAATATTGTCAAAACCATG TGTAAAGAGAGAGACGTGTTCCTGGTGAAAGAGCATCCAGACCCAGGCAGTAAAGACCCAGAGGAAGATTACCCCAAGTTTGGGCTTCTAGACCAG GATCTTGCCAATATTGGTCCAGCCTATGACAACCAGAAACAGAACAACGCCGTGTCCACAAGTGGAAGCTTAAATG GTGGAGCCTCTCTGGGAG GGGGAATGGCTGCTGGGGGCAGCGGGAAGGGCCGAGGAGCCAAGCGCAAGCAGCAGGACGGAGGGACCACAGGAACAGCCAAGAAAACACGGAG tgacCCGTTGTTTTCGGCTCAGCGCCTGCCCCCCCACGGGTACCCTCTGGAGCACCCCTTCAACAAGGACGGGTATCGCTACATTCTGGCCGAGCCCGACCCCCACGCACCCGACCCAGAAAAGCTGGAGCTGGACTGTTGGGCAGGAAAACCCATTCCTGGGGATCTGTACAGAGCCTGCCTGTATGAACGagtgctcctggccctgcatgaCCGAG ctccccagctgaAGATCTCTGACGACAGACTGACTGTTATTGGCGAGAAGGGCTATTCCATGGTGAGAGCCTCACACGGCGTGCGGAAAGGAGCCTGGTACTTTGAAATCTCCATGGATGAGATGCCTCCAGACACAGCTGCCAGATTAGGCTGGTCACAGCCCTTGG GGAACCTCCAGGCCCCTCTGGGATACGACAAGTTCAGTTACTCCTGGCGCAGCAAAAAGGGAACCAAGTTTCACCAGTCCATAGGGAAACACTATTCCTCTGGCTACGGACAGGGCGATGTCCTGGGATTTTACATCAGCCTTCCAGAGGATACTGAGACAGCCAAATCCCTGCCTGACACCTACAAAGACAAG GCTTTGATCAAATTCAAAAGCTACTTGTACTTTGAAGAGAAGGATTTTGTGGACAAAGCAGAGAAGAGCCTAAAGCAAGCCCCTGGAAGTCAG ATCATATTCTTCAAGAATGGTGTCAGCCAAGGAGTTGCCTTTAAGGACATCTTTGAGggggtttattttcctgctatttCTTTGTACAAAGGCTGCACG GTTTCTATAAACTTTGGGCCATATTTCAAGTATCCACCGAGAGACATCACTTACCATCCT ATGAGTGACATGGGCTGGGGGGCCGTGGTGGAGCACACGCTGGCTGATGTCCTGTACCACGTGGAGACAGAGGTGGATGGCAGGAGGAGCCCGCCCTGGGAGCCATAA
- the ASH2L gene encoding set1/Ash2 histone methyltransferase complex subunit ASH2 isoform X2: MVDVSAALETESANGKEPLDAAGDGAEAMDVQGGSGDEDNVRQLGEIELQCGICTKWFTADTFGIDTTSCLPFMTNYSFHCNVCHHSGNTYFLRKQANLKEMCLSALANLTWQSRTQDEHPKTMFSKDKDIIPFIDKYWECMTTRQRPGKMTWPNNIVKTMCKERDVFLVKEHPDPGSKDPEEDYPKFGLLDQDLANIGPAYDNQKQNNAVSTSGSLNGGMAAGGSGKGRGAKRKQQDGGTTGTAKKTRSDPLFSAQRLPPHGYPLEHPFNKDGYRYILAEPDPHAPDPEKLELDCWAGKPIPGDLYRACLYERVLLALHDRAPQLKISDDRLTVIGEKGYSMVRASHGVRKGAWYFEISMDEMPPDTAARLGWSQPLGNLQAPLGYDKFSYSWRSKKGTKFHQSIGKHYSSGYGQGDVLGFYISLPEDTETAKSLPDTYKDKALIKFKSYLYFEEKDFVDKAEKSLKQAPGSQIIFFKNGVSQGVAFKDIFEGVYFPAISLYKGCTVSINFGPYFKYPPRDITYHPMSDMGWGAVVEHTLADVLYHVETEVDGRRSPPWEP; this comes from the exons ATGGTCGATGTCAGCGCGGCCCTGGAGACCGAGTCGGCCAACGGGAAGGAGCCCCTG GATGCTGCCGGGGACGGCGCTGAAGCCATGGATGTCCAGGGGGGCTCGGGGGACGAGGATAACGTGCGGCAGCTTGGCGAGATCGAGCTGCAGTGTGGGATCTGCACCAAGTGGTTCACAGCTGACACCTTCGGCATCGACACCAC GTCTTGTCTGCCCTTCATGACCAACTACAGCTTCCACTGCAACGTGTGCCACCACAGTGGGAACACCTACTTCCTGAGGAAACAAGCGA atCTCAAGGAAATGTGCCTTAGTGCTCTGGCCAACCTCACGTGGCAGTCGAGGACGCAAGATGAGCACCCCAAAACGATGTTCTCCAAGGATAAG GATATTATCCCTTTTATTGATAAATACTGGGAGTGTATGACAACACGGCAGAGGCCTGGAAAAATGACTTGGCCCAATAATATTGTCAAAACCATG TGTAAAGAGAGAGACGTGTTCCTGGTGAAAGAGCATCCAGACCCAGGCAGTAAAGACCCAGAGGAAGATTACCCCAAGTTTGGGCTTCTAGACCAG GATCTTGCCAATATTGGTCCAGCCTATGACAACCAGAAACAGAACAACGCCGTGTCCACAAGTGGAAGCTTAAATG GGGGAATGGCTGCTGGGGGCAGCGGGAAGGGCCGAGGAGCCAAGCGCAAGCAGCAGGACGGAGGGACCACAGGAACAGCCAAGAAAACACGGAG tgacCCGTTGTTTTCGGCTCAGCGCCTGCCCCCCCACGGGTACCCTCTGGAGCACCCCTTCAACAAGGACGGGTATCGCTACATTCTGGCCGAGCCCGACCCCCACGCACCCGACCCAGAAAAGCTGGAGCTGGACTGTTGGGCAGGAAAACCCATTCCTGGGGATCTGTACAGAGCCTGCCTGTATGAACGagtgctcctggccctgcatgaCCGAG ctccccagctgaAGATCTCTGACGACAGACTGACTGTTATTGGCGAGAAGGGCTATTCCATGGTGAGAGCCTCACACGGCGTGCGGAAAGGAGCCTGGTACTTTGAAATCTCCATGGATGAGATGCCTCCAGACACAGCTGCCAGATTAGGCTGGTCACAGCCCTTGG GGAACCTCCAGGCCCCTCTGGGATACGACAAGTTCAGTTACTCCTGGCGCAGCAAAAAGGGAACCAAGTTTCACCAGTCCATAGGGAAACACTATTCCTCTGGCTACGGACAGGGCGATGTCCTGGGATTTTACATCAGCCTTCCAGAGGATACTGAGACAGCCAAATCCCTGCCTGACACCTACAAAGACAAG GCTTTGATCAAATTCAAAAGCTACTTGTACTTTGAAGAGAAGGATTTTGTGGACAAAGCAGAGAAGAGCCTAAAGCAAGCCCCTGGAAGTCAG ATCATATTCTTCAAGAATGGTGTCAGCCAAGGAGTTGCCTTTAAGGACATCTTTGAGggggtttattttcctgctatttCTTTGTACAAAGGCTGCACG GTTTCTATAAACTTTGGGCCATATTTCAAGTATCCACCGAGAGACATCACTTACCATCCT ATGAGTGACATGGGCTGGGGGGCCGTGGTGGAGCACACGCTGGCTGATGTCCTGTACCACGTGGAGACAGAGGTGGATGGCAGGAGGAGCCCGCCCTGGGAGCCATAA